A window of the Limibacillus sp. genome harbors these coding sequences:
- a CDS encoding amidohydrolase family protein, with amino-acid sequence MTRLCSTSALCVALFVLGCKPGSKPAADQAPPDTKTPAPAAEAPIVEGLDLVIANGRVMDPETNLDAIRNVGVKDGKIVVISEDSLKGARKIDATGHVVAPGFIDYHSHAQSPFGMKVYARDGVTTPMDLELGAFPVNDFYDYWEDTGALVNYGTSVSHAFVRVAVLDKVDPKGRAIYTGALGAAMKDGAQFKTKVYDADDEPAILAAVEQGLKQGGIGISYPIGYYTIASSPEVMNVAALAHEYGVPITSHVRFLAQIPPSGYLGMEEMLTVAELQDVPLLLHHIPSNCLGLTEKCLDLIDAARGKGTNVIGEFYPYTFAGTYVDADYLKPGYKERLGIEASDLVVTATGEKLTDEKFDQLRTKAPGTGLLMYSMKEQYVEAAMKRPGIIVGSDGMPWLFNDGYGGDYDTPYGSGKGHPRGAGTHAMILRLVREKQTIPLMDAVARMSYLPAKFLGPMVPQMQTRGRLQEGMTADITIFDPDTVTDNASFEDGKNTLPSTGIPYVIVNGTIVVDDSKVQKVSAGVAIRNKIVN; translated from the coding sequence GTGACTCGACTATGCTCCACGTCTGCGCTTTGCGTCGCGCTGTTCGTTCTAGGTTGCAAGCCCGGATCCAAACCGGCTGCGGATCAGGCACCTCCGGACACCAAGACGCCGGCACCCGCGGCCGAGGCTCCCATCGTCGAAGGCCTCGATCTCGTCATCGCCAACGGCAGGGTCATGGACCCCGAAACGAACCTCGACGCAATCCGTAACGTGGGCGTGAAGGACGGGAAGATCGTCGTCATCAGCGAGGACAGCCTGAAGGGCGCGCGCAAGATCGACGCCACGGGCCACGTCGTGGCCCCGGGTTTCATCGACTACCACAGCCATGCCCAATCGCCCTTCGGAATGAAGGTCTATGCGCGGGACGGAGTCACCACGCCGATGGACCTCGAGCTCGGCGCGTTTCCGGTGAACGATTTCTATGACTACTGGGAAGATACGGGCGCGCTTGTGAACTATGGCACGTCGGTCTCGCATGCCTTCGTTCGCGTTGCGGTGCTCGACAAAGTGGACCCCAAAGGACGCGCCATCTACACCGGCGCCTTAGGCGCGGCGATGAAAGACGGCGCCCAGTTCAAGACGAAAGTCTACGATGCGGACGACGAACCCGCGATCCTGGCGGCCGTCGAGCAGGGGCTGAAGCAGGGGGGAATCGGCATCTCCTATCCGATCGGCTACTACACCATCGCAAGCAGCCCGGAAGTCATGAACGTGGCCGCGCTGGCTCACGAGTACGGGGTTCCCATCACGTCTCACGTGCGCTTTCTCGCGCAGATTCCCCCGAGCGGCTACTTGGGCATGGAAGAGATGCTAACGGTGGCGGAGCTCCAAGACGTCCCCCTGCTTCTTCATCACATTCCCAGCAACTGCCTCGGGTTGACCGAGAAATGCCTCGACCTCATCGACGCCGCACGCGGCAAGGGGACCAACGTCATCGGCGAGTTCTACCCGTATACCTTCGCTGGGACCTACGTCGATGCCGACTACCTCAAGCCCGGCTACAAGGAAAGGCTGGGGATCGAAGCCTCCGATCTCGTGGTGACCGCAACCGGCGAGAAACTGACCGACGAGAAGTTCGACCAGCTCAGGACCAAAGCCCCGGGCACCGGCCTTCTGATGTACTCCATGAAGGAGCAATACGTCGAGGCGGCCATGAAGCGGCCAGGGATCATCGTCGGGTCCGACGGGATGCCTTGGCTCTTCAACGATGGCTACGGGGGCGATTACGACACGCCGTACGGCAGCGGTAAGGGCCACCCGCGAGGTGCCGGCACCCACGCCATGATCCTGCGACTCGTGCGCGAGAAGCAGACAATCCCGCTGATGGATGCGGTTGCGAGGATGAGCTATCTGCCAGCTAAGTTCCTAGGCCCGATGGTGCCGCAGATGCAGACGCGCGGCCGCCTTCAGGAAGGCATGACGGCGGACATCACGATCTTCGATCCGGATACCGTCACCGACAATGCGTCTTTCGAGGATGGCAAGAACACGCTGCCCTCGACCGGAATTCCCTACGTGATCGTCAATGGCACGATCGTCGTCGACGACTCCAAAGTCCAAAAGGTGTCTGCAGGCGTGGCGATTCGAAACAAGATCGTGAACTAG
- a CDS encoding AbrB/MazE/SpoVT family DNA-binding domain-containing protein codes for MSSIATTRLSSKGQIVIPEEVRKELGLEPGAQFVVMGEGDVVILKKIEAPDRREFQALARKVRSQARKAGVKRSEIKKAVRASRRRG; via the coding sequence ATGAGCAGCATCGCCACCACAAGACTCTCGTCCAAGGGCCAAATCGTCATTCCCGAGGAGGTTCGCAAGGAGCTCGGCCTCGAGCCCGGGGCTCAGTTTGTCGTCATGGGTGAAGGCGACGTCGTAATCCTGAAGAAGATCGAGGCACCGGACAGGCGAGAGTTCCAGGCGCTCGCTCGCAAGGTGCGAAGTCAGGCCCGCAAGGCCGGAGTCAAGCGCTCCGAGATCAAGAAAGCGGTCCGCGCGTCCCGTCGTCGGGGATGA
- a CDS encoding PIN domain-containing protein, translating into MRVVLDTNVLMSGIFFAGPPATILAAWAEGELELLASVDILAEYRRVGDRLGKKYPSVDL; encoded by the coding sequence ATGAGAGTCGTCCTCGACACCAACGTCCTGATGTCAGGCATCTTCTTCGCAGGGCCTCCGGCCACAATCCTTGCCGCCTGGGCAGAGGGCGAGCTCGAGCTGCTGGCGAGCGTGGACATCCTGGCGGAGTATCGCCGTGTCGGCGATCGTCTCGGGAAGAAATACCCGTCGGTCGATCTGGA